The proteins below come from a single Diceros bicornis minor isolate mBicDic1 chromosome 3, mDicBic1.mat.cur, whole genome shotgun sequence genomic window:
- the SAMD9 gene encoding sterile alpha motif domain-containing protein 9 isoform X1: MSQSLETSHPSPRCTQGLLGIRMAVELNLPKNTDDWTKEDVNRWLESHKIDQKHREILIAQDVSGAILKWLTKNHLVEMGITHGPAIQIEQLFKELQAASSEDSLQTGKKKKGSKNFPKTQTVTQEENGETSKQKQKDKEKSDTANASTKSTVTKESKSLKTEFTEDEIDDTKEKQPSIELTCISYPFDEFSDPYRYKLNFSLQPETGPLNLIDPIHEFKAFTNTERATEEDVKMKFSNEVFRFASACMNSRTNGTIHFGVKDKPHGKIVGVKVTSVTKETLIDHFNLMICQYFEDHQVQKAKKCIREPRFVEVLLPNSTPSDRFVIEVDVIPKYSECEHDYFQIKMQNYNNKTWTQSSKFSVFVRDGASSKDIVKNNADFKSFKLDLKTLAESRREAEERYRVKTNKKESEGPKLIKLLTGNQDLLDNSSYDWYILVTNKCHPNQTKHLDFLQEIQWFAVLEFDPESESKGVVKAYKENRVANLHFPSLYMEGKTTPNEKIASLNLYQQPSWIFCNGRVDLDSEKYKPLDPSSWQREKASEVRKLISFLTQEDIMPRGKFLVVFLLLSSVDDPRDPLIETFCAFYQDLKGMENILCICAHSHICQGWKDLLEARLTKQQDELSNQCISALSLEEINGTILKLKSVTQSSKRFLPSVGSSTVLLKKEEDIMTALEILCENECEGTLLEKDKNKLLEFKASKEEDFYRGGKVSWWNFYFSSENYSSSFVKRDKYERLEAMIQNWADSSKPTCVKIIHLYHHPGCGGTTLAMHILWELRKKFRCAVLKNKTMDFSEIGEQVANLITYGATNHQEYLPVLLLVDDFAEQENVYLLQVSIQTAIANKYIRYEKPLVIILNCMRSQNPEKSAKISDSIALIQKLSPKEQRAFELKLKEIEEQHKNFKDFYSFMIMKTNFNEEYIKNVVRNILKGQNISTKEAKLFSFLALLNSYVPDTTISLSQCENFLGITNKKVFWGPEKLEDKMGTYSTILIRTEVVECGKYCGVRIIHPLIAMRSLEELRISYHLDKSQIILDMLTENLFYETGIGKSKFLEDIQTLLLTRQRNEHEGETGTLFSPFIEALHRDEGNVAVKDVLLEGIHRFSSNAFICQALARHFYLKEKDFSNALKWANEAKKKEPDNSYISDTLGQVYKSKIRWWIEDNGKKRNISADNLTDLLDLAVHAANSFKESQQQSEDRQYEGKERFYQTSKRRYDTYNLAGYHGEIEVGLYTIQILQLIPFFDCKNELSKRDMINFISGSSDIPGDPNNEFKLALKNFIPYLTNLKFSLKKSFDFFDDYFVLLKPRNNIKQNEEARTRRKVAGYFKKYADIFGPSVETQKKDLGSKLSSPLQVELCRRSLEVLKADKFSGLLENLIKNQEDVIRTMEDIVNKYTFLSEQCTVKIQPKEKQNFILANIILYCIKPTSKIVTPIRKLKDHLREVLQQTGLTYRFSEPYFLASLLFWPENQQLDQDSKQMEKYARSLENSFKGQYKHLFRTKQPIAYFFLGKGNNMNRLVHKGKIDQCFGKTPDINSLWQSGDVWKEKKVQELLLRLKGRAENNCLYIEYGINENITIPITPAFFGQLRSGRSIEKVSFYLGFSIGGPLAYDIEII; the protein is encoded by the coding sequence GTATCAGAATGGCAGTGGAACTGAATCTGCCAAAAAATACAGATGACTGGACAAAAGAGGATGTAAATCGGTGGTTAGAAAGTCATAAAATTGACCAAAAACACAGAGAAATCTTGATTGCACAAGATGTGAGTGGAGCAATTTTGAAGTGGTTAACTAAAAATCACCTTGTTGAGATGGGCATAACACATGGACCAGCTATCCAAATAGAACAGCTATTCAAAGAATTGCAGGCAGCATCCTCTGAAGATTCTCTTCAGACAGGTAAGAAGAAAAAAGGCAGTAAAAATTTTCCTAAAACACAAACTGTGACGCAAGAGGAAAATGGGGAAActtcaaagcaaaaacaaaaggataaagagaaatCAGATACGGCTAATGCCTCTACAAAGAGTACAGTTACTAAAGAATCTAAGTCACTAAAAACTGAGTTCACAGAAGATGAAATAGATGACACAAAGGAAAAGCAGCCATCCATAGAACTAACATGCATCTCATACCCTTTTGATGAATTCAGTGATCCGTATCGTTACAAATTAAATTTTAGTCTACAGCCTGAAACAGGACCACTCAATCTCATTGATCCAATACATGAATTCAAAGCATTCACGAATACAGAAAGAGCCACAGAAGAGGATGTTAAGATGAAATTTAGCAATGAGGTTTTCCGATTTGCTTCAGCTTGTATGAATTCACGTACCAATGGCACCATTCATTTTGGAGTCAAAGACAAGCCCCACGGAAAAATTGTTGGCGTGAAAGTCACCAGTGTGACCAAGGAAACCCTCATTGACCACTTCAATCTGATGATCTGCCAGTATTTTGAAGACCATCAGGTCCAAAAAGCAAAGAAGTGCATTCGAGAGCCAAGATTTGTAGAAGTTTTACTGCCAAACAGTACGCCATCTGATAGATTTGTTATTGAAGTGGATGTCATTCCAAAATACTCTGAATGTGAACATGATTATTTCCagattaaaatgcaaaattacaacaacaaaacatggACACAAAGTTCAAAATTCTCAGTCTTTGTGCGAGATGGGGCCAGCTCCAAAGACATAGTGAAAAATAATGCAGATTTCAAATCAtttaaattagatttaaaaacaCTGGCAGAGTCTAGAAGAGAGGCAGAAGAAAGATAcagagtaaaaacaaacaaaaaagagagtgAGGGACCAAAGCTCATTAAATTGTTGACAGGAAATCAGGATTTGCTAGATAATTCATCCTATGACTGGTACATTCTTGTAACAAATAAATGCCATCCAAATCAAACAAAACACTTAGATTTCCTACAGGAAATTCAATGGTTTGCTGTGTTGGAGTTTGATCCTGAATCTGAGAGCAAGGGGGTAGTCAAAGCTTACAAAGAAAACCGAGTGGCAAACCTTCACTTTCCAAGTTTATACATGGAGGGGAAAACCACACCAAATGAGAAGATTGCTAGTCTGAATCTTTATCAACAACCCAGCTGGATTTTCTGCAATGGCAGGGTAGACCTTGACAGTGAAAAATATAAACCCCTAGATCCAAGTTCCTGGCAAAGAGAAAAAGCATCTGAAGTCAGGAAACTGATTTCATTTCTTACACAGGAAGACATAATGCCAAGAGGGAAGTTTTTGGTGGTGTTTCTATTACTCTCCTCCGTGGATGACCCAAGAGACCCCCTTATTGAGACCTTCTGTGCTTTCTACCAAGATCTCAAAGGAATGGAAAATATATTGTGTATttgtgcacactcacacatatgTCAGGGATGGAAAGATCTACTTGAAGCAAGATtaacaaaacagcaagatgaattATCAAACCAATGTATTTCTGCTTTAAGTCTTGAAGAGATAAATGGCACTATTCTTAAACTAAAATCTGTGACTCAATCTTCAAAGAGATTTTTGCCATCTGTTGGTTCATCTACTGTCCTtctgaaaaaggaagaagatatcATGACTGCTCTGGAAATTCTCTGTGAAAATGAATGTGAAGGTACACTcttagagaaagacaaaaataaattacttgAATTCAAGGCATCAAAAGAGGAAGACTTCTATCGAGGTGGTAAAGTATCATGGTGGAACTTCTACTTttcttctgaaaactattcttcaTCTTTTGTCAAAAGGGATAAATATGAAAGACTTGAAGCAATGATTCAAAACTGGGCAGATTCTTCTAAACCAACATGTGTCAAAATTATTCATCTATATCATCATCCAGGCTGTGGTGGGACTACCTTGGCTATGCATATTCTCTGGGAACTAAGAAAGAAATTCAGATGTGCTGTGCTGAAAAACAAGACAATGGATTTTTCTGAAATCGGAGAACAAGTGGCTAATTTAATCACCTATGGAGCAACAAACCATCAGGAATACTTACCTGTACTGCTCCTTGTTGACGATTTTGCAGAACAAGAAAATGTCTATCTTCTGCAGGTCTCTATTCAAACAGCTATAGCTAATAAGTACATTCGATATGAGAAACCTCTAGTGATCATCCTAAATTGCATGAGATCACAGAATCCTGAAAAAAGTGCAAAGATTTCAGACAGTATCGCCCTAATACAAAAACTGTCTCCCAAAGAGCAGAGAGCTTTTGAGCttaaattgaaagaaattgaagagcaaCATAAaaactttaaagatttttattcctTCATGATCATGAAAACCAATTTTAATGAAGAGTACATAAAAAATGTCGTCAGGAATATCCTGAAAGGACAAAATATTTCCACCAAGGAAGCAAAGCTCTTTTCTTTTCTAGCTCTTCTTAACTCATATGTGCCTGATACCACCATTTCACTATCACAGTGTGAAAATTTCTTAGGAATCACAAACAAGAAGGTTTTCTGGGGACCAGAAAAACTTGAGGACAAGATGGGCACCTACTCTACAATTCTGATAAGAACAGAGGTGGTGGAATGTGGGAAATACTGTGGAGTGCGCATTATTCACCCTTTGATTGCCATGCGCTCACTGGAAGAATTGAGGATAAGCTATCACTTGgataaaagtcaaattatactgGATATGCTAACAGAAAATTTGTTCTATGAAACTGGTATAGGAAAAAGCAAGTTTTTAGAAGATATACAAACACTGCTGCTCACAAGACAGCGCAATGAACATGAAGGTGAAACAGGAACTTTGTTTTCCCCTTTCATTGAAGCGTTACATAGAGATGAAGGGAATGTGGCAGTTAAAGATGTATTGCTTGAAGGTATTCATCGGTTCAGCTCAAATGCATTCATTTGCCAAGCGTTAGCAAGACATTTCTACCTTAAAGAGAAGGACTTTAGCAATGCTCTCAAATGGGCAAAtgaagcaaaaaagaaagaaccagACAATTCTTATATCTCAGATACACTGGGCCAAGTCTACAAAAGTAAAATAAGATGGTGGATAGAGGATAATGGAAAAAAACGGAACATTTCAGCTGATAATCTAACtgatctattggatttagcagtACATGCTGCAAATTCATTCAAAGAATCTCAACAGCAAAGTGAAGATAGACAGTATGAAGGGAAGGAAAGGTTTTATCAGACGTCAAAAAGGCGGTATGATACTTACAACTTAGCTGGTTATCACGGAGAGATAGAAGTTGGGCTCTACACAATCCAGATTCTTcagctcattcctttttttgaCTGTAAAAATGAATTGTCTAAAAGAGATATGATCAATTTTATATCAGGAAGTAGTGATATTCCTGGGGATCCAAACAACGAATTTAAATTAGCCCTCAAGAACTTTATTCCCTATTTGActaatttgaaattttctttgaaaaagtcctttgatttttttgatgATTATTTTGTCCTTCTAAAACCCAGGAACAACATTAAGCAAAATGAAGAGGCGAGAACTCGGAGAAAGGTGGCTGGATATTTTAAGAAGTATGCAGATATATTTGGTCCCTCAGTTGAAACACAAAAGAAAGATCTCGGATCAAAGCTTAGTTCCCCACTTCAAGTAGAACTGTGTCGGAGAAGCCTAGAAGTTTTAAAAGCAGACAAGTTTTCTGGGCTCTTGGAAAATCTTATCAAAAATCAAGAAGATGTTATAAGGACCATGGAAGATATAGTGAACAAATATACTTTTCTCTCTGAACAATGCACTGTCAAAATCCAgccaaaagaaaagcaaaatttcaTCTTGGCTAATATCATTCTCTACTGTATTAAACCTACCTCCAAAATAGTGACACCAATTAGAAAACTGAAAGATCACCTTCGAGAAGTCTTGCAACAAACAGGACTGACTTATCGATTTTCAGAACCTTATTTCCTAGCTTCCCTCTTATTCTGGCCAGAAAACCAACAACTAGATCAAGattctaaacaaatggaaaagtaTGCTCGGTCATTGGAAAATTCTTTCAAGGGGCAATATAAACATTTGTTTCGTACAAAGCAGCCaattgcatatttttttcttggGAAAGGTAACAATATGAACAGACTTGTTCACAAAGGAAAAATTGATCAATGCTTTGGAAAGACACCTGATATTAATTCCTTGTGGCAGAGTGGAGATGTatggaaggagaaaaaagttCAAGAGCTTTTGCTTCGTTTAAAGGGACGAGCTGAAAATAATTGTTTATACATAGAATATGGAATCAATGAAAATATCACAATACCCATCACACCTGCTTTCTTCGGTCAACTTAGAAGTGGCAGAAGCATAGAGAAAGTGTCTTTTTACTTGGGGTTTTCCATTGGAGGCCCACTTGCTTATGACATTGAGATTATTTAA
- the SAMD9 gene encoding sterile alpha motif domain-containing protein 9 isoform X2: protein MAVELNLPKNTDDWTKEDVNRWLESHKIDQKHREILIAQDVSGAILKWLTKNHLVEMGITHGPAIQIEQLFKELQAASSEDSLQTGKKKKGSKNFPKTQTVTQEENGETSKQKQKDKEKSDTANASTKSTVTKESKSLKTEFTEDEIDDTKEKQPSIELTCISYPFDEFSDPYRYKLNFSLQPETGPLNLIDPIHEFKAFTNTERATEEDVKMKFSNEVFRFASACMNSRTNGTIHFGVKDKPHGKIVGVKVTSVTKETLIDHFNLMICQYFEDHQVQKAKKCIREPRFVEVLLPNSTPSDRFVIEVDVIPKYSECEHDYFQIKMQNYNNKTWTQSSKFSVFVRDGASSKDIVKNNADFKSFKLDLKTLAESRREAEERYRVKTNKKESEGPKLIKLLTGNQDLLDNSSYDWYILVTNKCHPNQTKHLDFLQEIQWFAVLEFDPESESKGVVKAYKENRVANLHFPSLYMEGKTTPNEKIASLNLYQQPSWIFCNGRVDLDSEKYKPLDPSSWQREKASEVRKLISFLTQEDIMPRGKFLVVFLLLSSVDDPRDPLIETFCAFYQDLKGMENILCICAHSHICQGWKDLLEARLTKQQDELSNQCISALSLEEINGTILKLKSVTQSSKRFLPSVGSSTVLLKKEEDIMTALEILCENECEGTLLEKDKNKLLEFKASKEEDFYRGGKVSWWNFYFSSENYSSSFVKRDKYERLEAMIQNWADSSKPTCVKIIHLYHHPGCGGTTLAMHILWELRKKFRCAVLKNKTMDFSEIGEQVANLITYGATNHQEYLPVLLLVDDFAEQENVYLLQVSIQTAIANKYIRYEKPLVIILNCMRSQNPEKSAKISDSIALIQKLSPKEQRAFELKLKEIEEQHKNFKDFYSFMIMKTNFNEEYIKNVVRNILKGQNISTKEAKLFSFLALLNSYVPDTTISLSQCENFLGITNKKVFWGPEKLEDKMGTYSTILIRTEVVECGKYCGVRIIHPLIAMRSLEELRISYHLDKSQIILDMLTENLFYETGIGKSKFLEDIQTLLLTRQRNEHEGETGTLFSPFIEALHRDEGNVAVKDVLLEGIHRFSSNAFICQALARHFYLKEKDFSNALKWANEAKKKEPDNSYISDTLGQVYKSKIRWWIEDNGKKRNISADNLTDLLDLAVHAANSFKESQQQSEDRQYEGKERFYQTSKRRYDTYNLAGYHGEIEVGLYTIQILQLIPFFDCKNELSKRDMINFISGSSDIPGDPNNEFKLALKNFIPYLTNLKFSLKKSFDFFDDYFVLLKPRNNIKQNEEARTRRKVAGYFKKYADIFGPSVETQKKDLGSKLSSPLQVELCRRSLEVLKADKFSGLLENLIKNQEDVIRTMEDIVNKYTFLSEQCTVKIQPKEKQNFILANIILYCIKPTSKIVTPIRKLKDHLREVLQQTGLTYRFSEPYFLASLLFWPENQQLDQDSKQMEKYARSLENSFKGQYKHLFRTKQPIAYFFLGKGNNMNRLVHKGKIDQCFGKTPDINSLWQSGDVWKEKKVQELLLRLKGRAENNCLYIEYGINENITIPITPAFFGQLRSGRSIEKVSFYLGFSIGGPLAYDIEII, encoded by the coding sequence ATGGCAGTGGAACTGAATCTGCCAAAAAATACAGATGACTGGACAAAAGAGGATGTAAATCGGTGGTTAGAAAGTCATAAAATTGACCAAAAACACAGAGAAATCTTGATTGCACAAGATGTGAGTGGAGCAATTTTGAAGTGGTTAACTAAAAATCACCTTGTTGAGATGGGCATAACACATGGACCAGCTATCCAAATAGAACAGCTATTCAAAGAATTGCAGGCAGCATCCTCTGAAGATTCTCTTCAGACAGGTAAGAAGAAAAAAGGCAGTAAAAATTTTCCTAAAACACAAACTGTGACGCAAGAGGAAAATGGGGAAActtcaaagcaaaaacaaaaggataaagagaaatCAGATACGGCTAATGCCTCTACAAAGAGTACAGTTACTAAAGAATCTAAGTCACTAAAAACTGAGTTCACAGAAGATGAAATAGATGACACAAAGGAAAAGCAGCCATCCATAGAACTAACATGCATCTCATACCCTTTTGATGAATTCAGTGATCCGTATCGTTACAAATTAAATTTTAGTCTACAGCCTGAAACAGGACCACTCAATCTCATTGATCCAATACATGAATTCAAAGCATTCACGAATACAGAAAGAGCCACAGAAGAGGATGTTAAGATGAAATTTAGCAATGAGGTTTTCCGATTTGCTTCAGCTTGTATGAATTCACGTACCAATGGCACCATTCATTTTGGAGTCAAAGACAAGCCCCACGGAAAAATTGTTGGCGTGAAAGTCACCAGTGTGACCAAGGAAACCCTCATTGACCACTTCAATCTGATGATCTGCCAGTATTTTGAAGACCATCAGGTCCAAAAAGCAAAGAAGTGCATTCGAGAGCCAAGATTTGTAGAAGTTTTACTGCCAAACAGTACGCCATCTGATAGATTTGTTATTGAAGTGGATGTCATTCCAAAATACTCTGAATGTGAACATGATTATTTCCagattaaaatgcaaaattacaacaacaaaacatggACACAAAGTTCAAAATTCTCAGTCTTTGTGCGAGATGGGGCCAGCTCCAAAGACATAGTGAAAAATAATGCAGATTTCAAATCAtttaaattagatttaaaaacaCTGGCAGAGTCTAGAAGAGAGGCAGAAGAAAGATAcagagtaaaaacaaacaaaaaagagagtgAGGGACCAAAGCTCATTAAATTGTTGACAGGAAATCAGGATTTGCTAGATAATTCATCCTATGACTGGTACATTCTTGTAACAAATAAATGCCATCCAAATCAAACAAAACACTTAGATTTCCTACAGGAAATTCAATGGTTTGCTGTGTTGGAGTTTGATCCTGAATCTGAGAGCAAGGGGGTAGTCAAAGCTTACAAAGAAAACCGAGTGGCAAACCTTCACTTTCCAAGTTTATACATGGAGGGGAAAACCACACCAAATGAGAAGATTGCTAGTCTGAATCTTTATCAACAACCCAGCTGGATTTTCTGCAATGGCAGGGTAGACCTTGACAGTGAAAAATATAAACCCCTAGATCCAAGTTCCTGGCAAAGAGAAAAAGCATCTGAAGTCAGGAAACTGATTTCATTTCTTACACAGGAAGACATAATGCCAAGAGGGAAGTTTTTGGTGGTGTTTCTATTACTCTCCTCCGTGGATGACCCAAGAGACCCCCTTATTGAGACCTTCTGTGCTTTCTACCAAGATCTCAAAGGAATGGAAAATATATTGTGTATttgtgcacactcacacatatgTCAGGGATGGAAAGATCTACTTGAAGCAAGATtaacaaaacagcaagatgaattATCAAACCAATGTATTTCTGCTTTAAGTCTTGAAGAGATAAATGGCACTATTCTTAAACTAAAATCTGTGACTCAATCTTCAAAGAGATTTTTGCCATCTGTTGGTTCATCTACTGTCCTtctgaaaaaggaagaagatatcATGACTGCTCTGGAAATTCTCTGTGAAAATGAATGTGAAGGTACACTcttagagaaagacaaaaataaattacttgAATTCAAGGCATCAAAAGAGGAAGACTTCTATCGAGGTGGTAAAGTATCATGGTGGAACTTCTACTTttcttctgaaaactattcttcaTCTTTTGTCAAAAGGGATAAATATGAAAGACTTGAAGCAATGATTCAAAACTGGGCAGATTCTTCTAAACCAACATGTGTCAAAATTATTCATCTATATCATCATCCAGGCTGTGGTGGGACTACCTTGGCTATGCATATTCTCTGGGAACTAAGAAAGAAATTCAGATGTGCTGTGCTGAAAAACAAGACAATGGATTTTTCTGAAATCGGAGAACAAGTGGCTAATTTAATCACCTATGGAGCAACAAACCATCAGGAATACTTACCTGTACTGCTCCTTGTTGACGATTTTGCAGAACAAGAAAATGTCTATCTTCTGCAGGTCTCTATTCAAACAGCTATAGCTAATAAGTACATTCGATATGAGAAACCTCTAGTGATCATCCTAAATTGCATGAGATCACAGAATCCTGAAAAAAGTGCAAAGATTTCAGACAGTATCGCCCTAATACAAAAACTGTCTCCCAAAGAGCAGAGAGCTTTTGAGCttaaattgaaagaaattgaagagcaaCATAAaaactttaaagatttttattcctTCATGATCATGAAAACCAATTTTAATGAAGAGTACATAAAAAATGTCGTCAGGAATATCCTGAAAGGACAAAATATTTCCACCAAGGAAGCAAAGCTCTTTTCTTTTCTAGCTCTTCTTAACTCATATGTGCCTGATACCACCATTTCACTATCACAGTGTGAAAATTTCTTAGGAATCACAAACAAGAAGGTTTTCTGGGGACCAGAAAAACTTGAGGACAAGATGGGCACCTACTCTACAATTCTGATAAGAACAGAGGTGGTGGAATGTGGGAAATACTGTGGAGTGCGCATTATTCACCCTTTGATTGCCATGCGCTCACTGGAAGAATTGAGGATAAGCTATCACTTGgataaaagtcaaattatactgGATATGCTAACAGAAAATTTGTTCTATGAAACTGGTATAGGAAAAAGCAAGTTTTTAGAAGATATACAAACACTGCTGCTCACAAGACAGCGCAATGAACATGAAGGTGAAACAGGAACTTTGTTTTCCCCTTTCATTGAAGCGTTACATAGAGATGAAGGGAATGTGGCAGTTAAAGATGTATTGCTTGAAGGTATTCATCGGTTCAGCTCAAATGCATTCATTTGCCAAGCGTTAGCAAGACATTTCTACCTTAAAGAGAAGGACTTTAGCAATGCTCTCAAATGGGCAAAtgaagcaaaaaagaaagaaccagACAATTCTTATATCTCAGATACACTGGGCCAAGTCTACAAAAGTAAAATAAGATGGTGGATAGAGGATAATGGAAAAAAACGGAACATTTCAGCTGATAATCTAACtgatctattggatttagcagtACATGCTGCAAATTCATTCAAAGAATCTCAACAGCAAAGTGAAGATAGACAGTATGAAGGGAAGGAAAGGTTTTATCAGACGTCAAAAAGGCGGTATGATACTTACAACTTAGCTGGTTATCACGGAGAGATAGAAGTTGGGCTCTACACAATCCAGATTCTTcagctcattcctttttttgaCTGTAAAAATGAATTGTCTAAAAGAGATATGATCAATTTTATATCAGGAAGTAGTGATATTCCTGGGGATCCAAACAACGAATTTAAATTAGCCCTCAAGAACTTTATTCCCTATTTGActaatttgaaattttctttgaaaaagtcctttgatttttttgatgATTATTTTGTCCTTCTAAAACCCAGGAACAACATTAAGCAAAATGAAGAGGCGAGAACTCGGAGAAAGGTGGCTGGATATTTTAAGAAGTATGCAGATATATTTGGTCCCTCAGTTGAAACACAAAAGAAAGATCTCGGATCAAAGCTTAGTTCCCCACTTCAAGTAGAACTGTGTCGGAGAAGCCTAGAAGTTTTAAAAGCAGACAAGTTTTCTGGGCTCTTGGAAAATCTTATCAAAAATCAAGAAGATGTTATAAGGACCATGGAAGATATAGTGAACAAATATACTTTTCTCTCTGAACAATGCACTGTCAAAATCCAgccaaaagaaaagcaaaatttcaTCTTGGCTAATATCATTCTCTACTGTATTAAACCTACCTCCAAAATAGTGACACCAATTAGAAAACTGAAAGATCACCTTCGAGAAGTCTTGCAACAAACAGGACTGACTTATCGATTTTCAGAACCTTATTTCCTAGCTTCCCTCTTATTCTGGCCAGAAAACCAACAACTAGATCAAGattctaaacaaatggaaaagtaTGCTCGGTCATTGGAAAATTCTTTCAAGGGGCAATATAAACATTTGTTTCGTACAAAGCAGCCaattgcatatttttttcttggGAAAGGTAACAATATGAACAGACTTGTTCACAAAGGAAAAATTGATCAATGCTTTGGAAAGACACCTGATATTAATTCCTTGTGGCAGAGTGGAGATGTatggaaggagaaaaaagttCAAGAGCTTTTGCTTCGTTTAAAGGGACGAGCTGAAAATAATTGTTTATACATAGAATATGGAATCAATGAAAATATCACAATACCCATCACACCTGCTTTCTTCGGTCAACTTAGAAGTGGCAGAAGCATAGAGAAAGTGTCTTTTTACTTGGGGTTTTCCATTGGAGGCCCACTTGCTTATGACATTGAGATTATTTAA